A region of Solanum dulcamara chromosome 7, daSolDulc1.2, whole genome shotgun sequence DNA encodes the following proteins:
- the LOC129896453 gene encoding LOB domain-containing protein 41-like, with the protein MRLSCNGCRVLRKGCNEKCSIKPCLQWIQSPEAQSNATLFLAKFYGRAGLLNLINSGPDHLRPAIFRSLLYEACGRIVNPIYGSTGLLTSGNWHLCQAAVEAVLSGAPIVKLSPDSAADATSPSLKACDIRHVSKENSSDPDLHKVKSRTRFKRVSAKPQPRKQSPDVDDAARVMWSWCHKEEAVGSPSLNSGLSQQRTEEPSREGENGDVDSGSVETVEASPLKLDESDVGLELTLGCCR; encoded by the exons ATGCGTTTAAGCTGTAATGGTTGCCGGGTTCTCCGGAAAGGTTGCAATGAAAAATGCTCCATTAAACCTTGCCTTCAATGGATACAATCTCCTGAAGCCCAATCCAACGCTACTCTCTTTCTCGCTAAATTTTACGGCCGTGCTGGTCTTCTCAATCTCATCAATTCTGGACCTGACCATTTGCGTCCTG CTATTTTCAGATCGTTGTTGTATGAAGCTTGTGGGCGTATTGTAAATCCAATTTACGGTTCTACCGGTTTGTTAACTTCCGGCAACTGGCATCTCTGTCAAGCTGCTGTTGAAGCTGTTCTTAGCGGTGCGCCGATAGTTAAACTTTCACCTGATTCGGCTGCAGATGCAACGAGCCCTTCGCTTAAAGCATGTGATATTCGCCACGTGTCAAAGGAAAATAGCTCGGATCCTGATCTGCACAAGGTTAAGTCGCGAACCCGGTTTAAGAGGGTTTCGGCGAAGCCGCAGCCGAGGAAACAGTCGCCGGATGTGGATGATGCGGCTAGGGTCATGTGGAGTTGGTGTCATAAGGAGGAGGCAGTCGGGTCGCCGAGCCTCAATTCGGGTCTGAGTCAGCAGAGGACGGAAGAGCCGAGCCGGGAAGGAGAAAACGGTGACGTGGATAGCGGCTCGGTGGAAACTGTAGAAGCCTCACCGTTGAAGCTGGATGAGAGCGATGTTGGCTTGGAACTAACGCTGGGTTGCTGCCGTTGA